The genomic segment GTCGACGATGATGTCGCAGCCCGCGTCGAAGCGGAGCTTGCGGATGTTGTCCGCGAACCCGGCGTCGGAGCTGAACGCGGTGGCGAAGCCGAGGTCCGCCCCCGGTGCCACGTCGTGGATGATCTCGAGCATCGCGGTGCCTTCGTCACCGCTGCCCTCCTGGCCCGGCAGCACGTCGATCGACGGCGGCAGCTCGCCCTTGGCCTGGGAGGCGGTCAGTGAGGCGACCCCGTCGGACAGCGCGCAGATCTTCACCCCGGCGCCGCTGATGCCGTACTGCTGGCGGGCGGTGTCGGCGTTGTGCGCGCGGTCGCCCTCGCTGGTGACCGGTCCGGCCTGGATGCCGACCTCGGCCTGCGAAAGCTCGGCCTGCAGCTTCGCGGCGAACTCGTCCTTGCTCTGGACCGGCGCGTCGTCGGACCGCGGGGCCCGGGCTGTGCCGTTCCCGGGGTTGCTGAGCTGGTGCGCGGTGACCGCCTGCACGGCGGGTTCGATCAGCCGCACGTCGGCGCGCTGGGCCAGCGTGGTGACCGCGTCGAGCGGCAGTTCGGCCCGGATGCTGGCCGCCTTCGCCGAGACGGTGCGCAGCTCCGCGCCCACCGCGCTCAGGCCCGCGAGCAGGTCGTCGGTGACCTCGGTGGCGCGGATGTCCACGGTGACCGTGCCGCGCTCGGTGACCTTCGCACCGGTGTCCAAAGCGGACAATTCACCGGCGGGCACGCGCTGGGCGCGCCGCTGCTGCTCGACCAGCAGGTGGCTGTCCACTTTGGTGTCGGCGGGCCCCTGGGCCCGCTTGAGCTCCTGCAGCGCGGCGATCTGCTGGAGCACCTTTTCCTGAACGTCCGCGGCGGGATCCGCCGCCGCGGCCGCCGGGGTGAGCACTCCGGCGGCGACCGCCAGGCAGGCCGCCGTGGCCAACCCTCTTCTTCGCGATCTCCTACCGGGTGACTGAGCTGGACGCACGAGCGCCTCCGGATTCCTGGCGCGTGCCCCGACTCACGCTGGCCGACCGCCGGTGATCACCGGCTGAGGACCACCTAAGTGCAGAGCGCAGGAGTGACGCAGCACCCTTTCGAGTGACCCTCGAAGGTGAATTCCTCACCAGGTAGCGCGGGCTGTTGCTACAGGACGAAGGAATCCGACCACGGCTGCGACGCCCGGCCCGACAACGCGTCCAGCAGGCTCACCGCCTGCTTGTCGGTCAGCGAGGCAACGAAGTCGACCACCGCGCGTCCCCTGGCCAGCCCGCGCACCTCGTCCTGCCCGCGGATCGGCTCACCGGTGGCGCCGACCAGCAGTTCCGGCGTGTCGCGCGCCAGCAGCGAATACTCGCGGTGGGCCAGTTCGACCAGGTCGTGCAGCCGCCGCGGCAGCCGCGAGGCCTCGTCGCGGTCGACCAGCCAGGCGTCCAGCGCGTCGACCAAAGTGGACACCAGGCTCGCCTGGCCGCGCTGGTGCAGCGCCAGGTCCGGGCGCAGCAGGACGAACCGCCGGTGCACGAACTTGAGCACCTGCACCTCGTGCCACTGCGCCGGCCGCAGCATCACGTGCCCCGACCGCGTGGACGGCGACGGGGTCAGCGACACGCCGTCGACCAGGCGCGCGGTCCAGCGCGCGGAGAACGCGGCGGTCGCCTGCTCGGCCTCGATGGACCCGTCGAAGGCACCCGCGAGCAGGTCGTCGACCAGTTCGCCGCGCACCCGCGCCACCGCCATGGCGAACGCCTCGTCGTCGACGATCCAGCGGTCCTTGGCGTGCATGCGCCGCCGCAGGCGTTCCAGCGAGTAGCCCGGTTTCCGCCGTTCGGCGGCCAGCGTGCCCGCGTCCAGTTCGGACAACTCGGCCATGTGCGCGGACCACTGCCCCAGCTCGGCGGCCACCGAAGCGTGCTGCAGCACGCCGATGCGGTGGAAGTCCTGCAGGTCGTGGATGGCGTAGGCGATGTCGTCGGCGGTGTCCATCACCGACGCCTCGACCGTCTGCTGCCAGTGCTCCAGCCTGCCGCTGAACGGCGCCCGCGCTTGGGCGAAGTCGTCCAGTTCGGTGCAGTAGGCGGAGAACTTGCTCGCCCCGGTGCCCGGCGAGGACTCCGGTTCGGCGGCACCACGCGGCGGCACGCGCATGGCGGAGGGGTGCGGATCGGGCACGTGCAACCGGGCCCACGGGTACTTCAGCACGGCCGCGCGCACCGCGGCGGTGAGGTCGAGGCCGATCGCGGCGGGGCCGCGGACGTCGGTGGTGGTCAGGATGCGGAAGGTCTGCGCGTTGCCCTCGAACCCGTCCGCCAGCCCGTACCGGTGGCGGGCGAGCCGGTCGAGCACCTGCTCGCCGAGGTGCCCGAACGGCGGGTGCCCGAGGTCGTGCGCCAGCGCGGCCGCCTCGGCGACGTCGGGATCGCAGCCACCCAGCTTCTCGGCGAGTTCGGCGGTGTCCGGTGAGCCCGCCAGCCGCTCGGCGATCGCCCTGGCCACCTGCGCCACCTTGAGGCTGTGCGTGAGCCGGTTGTGCAGCAGACCGGCGCCACCGGCGCTGACCACCTGGGTGACCCCGCCGAGGCGGGCGAAGAACGGCGAGGCGGCGATCCGGTCGCGGTCGATCCGGAACGGGCTGCTCGCCAGGTCGGCCGCCGAGGACCGCGCCGCCCGCGCGTCCTGCCGATCGTGGTCGCGGCGGCGTGCTCGCGGGTCTTCGGCGGAGTTCGTCGGCACGCACCCCACCCTAACGGCGCCTGTGGTGGGATTCGCGAATGGACACGGTGATCGCCGGGGCGGGCCCGGCAGGCTGGGCACTGGCCGGGGCCTGCGCCCGCGCCGGGCTGCGGACGGTGCTGATCGACCCGGCACCACGGCGCCCGTGGACGCCGACCTACGGCCTCTGGCGCGACGAGGTGCCCGGCCTGCCCGATGCGGCCGTCGCCGCCGCGCCGCACACCGTGCTGGTCACGGCCCTCACCACGCACGCGATCGACCGCGAGTACGTCGTGCTCGACAACGCCGGGCTGCGTGCCTGGCTGGCCGATCCGGGCGTCGAGACGATCACCGGGCGCGTGACCGAGGTGGTCCGTGGTGCTCGTGGCGCGACGGTCACCCTCGGCGACGGCAGGCGGCTGGCCTGCGCGGTGGCCGTCGACGCCACCGGCGCCCGGCGCGCGCTGTCCGGCGGCCCGGCGCGGCGGCCCGCGGAACAGACCGCGTTCGGGCTCGCGCTGCCCGAAGACCTGGCCGAGCGGGTGACCGGCCACTCCCCCGGCACGGCCGTGTTCATGGACTGGCGGCCCGCGCCGGATCAGGGCGACGAGGAAGCGCCGACTTTCCTCTATTCGCTGCCGCTCGGCGACGGCCGGACACTCGTCGAGGAGACCTGTCTGGCGCGCGAACCCGGGCTGGCGCAAGGCATTCTTTCCACCCGACTGCGTTCGCGCCTGGCCGCCGCCGGAATCGCCGAACCACCCGATCCCGAACGCGTGCGCATTCCGCTGGATCTGCCGATCCCGCGCACGCTCGCCTTCGGTGTCGCGGGCGGCTTCGTGCACCCGGCGACCGGCTACAGCGTCGGCACTTCGCTGCGACTCGCCGGTCCGGTGACCCAGGCCATCGCGACCGCCGGGAATCCCGCCGCCGCCGATCGCGCCGCACGGCGGGTGGTGGCCTCGGGTCGGGCGCGCCAGGTGCACGCCCTGCGCAAGTTCGGCCTGCGCGTGCTGACCGGCCTGCCGCCCGCGCAGGTGCCGGAGTTCTTCGAAATGTTCTTCGAGCTCGACCCGGCGTCACAGCGGGC from the Amycolatopsis magusensis genome contains:
- a CDS encoding deoxyguanosinetriphosphate triphosphohydrolase family protein, producing the protein MPTNSAEDPRARRRDHDRQDARAARSSAADLASSPFRIDRDRIAASPFFARLGGVTQVVSAGGAGLLHNRLTHSLKVAQVARAIAERLAGSPDTAELAEKLGGCDPDVAEAAALAHDLGHPPFGHLGEQVLDRLARHRYGLADGFEGNAQTFRILTTTDVRGPAAIGLDLTAAVRAAVLKYPWARLHVPDPHPSAMRVPPRGAAEPESSPGTGASKFSAYCTELDDFAQARAPFSGRLEHWQQTVEASVMDTADDIAYAIHDLQDFHRIGVLQHASVAAELGQWSAHMAELSELDAGTLAAERRKPGYSLERLRRRMHAKDRWIVDDEAFAMAVARVRGELVDDLLAGAFDGSIEAEQATAAFSARWTARLVDGVSLTPSPSTRSGHVMLRPAQWHEVQVLKFVHRRFVLLRPDLALHQRGQASLVSTLVDALDAWLVDRDEASRLPRRLHDLVELAHREYSLLARDTPELLVGATGEPIRGQDEVRGLARGRAVVDFVASLTDKQAVSLLDALSGRASQPWSDSFVL
- a CDS encoding lycopene cyclase family protein, giving the protein MDTVIAGAGPAGWALAGACARAGLRTVLIDPAPRRPWTPTYGLWRDEVPGLPDAAVAAAPHTVLVTALTTHAIDREYVVLDNAGLRAWLADPGVETITGRVTEVVRGARGATVTLGDGRRLACAVAVDATGARRALSGGPARRPAEQTAFGLALPEDLAERVTGHSPGTAVFMDWRPAPDQGDEEAPTFLYSLPLGDGRTLVEETCLAREPGLAQGILSTRLRSRLAAAGIAEPPDPERVRIPLDLPIPRTLAFGVAGGFVHPATGYSVGTSLRLAGPVTQAIATAGNPAAADRAARRVVASGRARQVHALRKFGLRVLTGLPPAQVPEFFEMFFELDPASQRAYLSGREDLAGMSTAMMSLFRRAPWRIRARMV